A genomic window from Streptomyces sp. NBC_01429 includes:
- a CDS encoding FG-GAP-like repeat-containing protein, whose protein sequence is MLVLPAQAVVGAPAAAGSYAFTAHLAIGDGERACTGALVDAQWLVTAASCFATDPEAGTDVPAGKPSMKTVATIGRGDLSATTGGHVSEVVQLVPRAGRDMVMARLATPATGITPVKMATQPPQTGDVLKVTGYGRTKTEWVQNRLHEAAFTLDSATDGALNITGRTADDAICKGDTGGPVLRETGSGSYELVGVSSRSWQGGCFGSEESRNGAVAARADGSALGAALRPGQRLLPGDSLVSRSVTATLRTDGDLVITSKAGKTLWSTGTGGNAGATARLDPQGNLVVLKSDGTTKLWESKTSAPGGSAVLTDRGNLVVHTDKNESLWSSGTVVRNDFNSDGRSDIVSWYDYADGHDAMHRFIAGPDGTFLPPVTSWSRAAGGFTADRMKFLTGDYNGDGTADVAAFYGYADGSMALFTWLGKGDGNFAEPLTSWKVTPGNWTAANVNPLSGDFNGDGRDDIAVWYDYTDGSDKLFTFTARPDGGFANPVASFSKPAGNWWADNMKFGTGDYNGDGRDDIGVLYTYSDRSARLFTFTARPDGGFADPVAGWEAPTWGDGARSTVSSGDFNGDGRDDIAVWYDYADGSDGVSTWLSEPDGTFKTRTVAASIPAGNLWRDHMKVVAGDYNGDGRDDLAFMYGYDAGTVRMFTMTAKADGTFNGHTGSWASSESNYWNFARVRLMERYKQQ, encoded by the coding sequence ATGCTGGTGCTCCCCGCACAGGCCGTGGTCGGTGCCCCGGCCGCCGCCGGCAGTTACGCCTTCACCGCCCATCTCGCCATCGGTGACGGCGAGCGCGCCTGTACCGGCGCCCTGGTCGACGCCCAGTGGCTGGTGACCGCCGCCTCCTGCTTCGCCACCGACCCGGAGGCGGGCACCGACGTCCCCGCCGGGAAACCGTCGATGAAGACGGTCGCCACGATCGGCCGCGGCGACCTGTCCGCCACCACCGGCGGTCATGTCAGCGAGGTGGTGCAGCTCGTACCGCGCGCGGGCCGCGACATGGTGATGGCCCGCCTGGCCACCCCCGCCACCGGCATCACCCCGGTCAAGATGGCCACCCAGCCGCCACAGACCGGTGACGTCCTGAAGGTGACGGGCTACGGCCGCACCAAGACCGAGTGGGTGCAGAACAGACTCCACGAGGCCGCCTTCACACTCGACTCCGCTACTGACGGCGCTCTGAACATCACCGGCAGGACCGCCGACGACGCGATCTGCAAGGGCGACACCGGCGGTCCCGTGCTGCGCGAGACGGGCAGCGGATCGTACGAGCTGGTCGGCGTCAGCAGCCGTTCCTGGCAGGGTGGTTGCTTCGGCAGCGAAGAGAGCCGCAACGGCGCGGTCGCCGCTCGTGCGGACGGCTCGGCGCTCGGCGCCGCCCTGCGGCCGGGCCAGCGCCTGCTGCCCGGCGACTCGCTGGTCTCGCGCTCCGTCACGGCGACCCTGCGGACGGACGGCGATCTCGTCATCACCTCCAAGGCAGGCAAGACCCTCTGGTCCACCGGCACCGGGGGCAACGCGGGCGCCACCGCGCGGCTGGACCCGCAGGGAAACCTCGTCGTACTGAAATCGGACGGAACCACGAAGCTGTGGGAGTCCAAGACCTCGGCCCCCGGCGGCTCGGCCGTGCTGACGGACCGCGGCAACCTCGTCGTCCACACCGACAAGAACGAGTCCCTGTGGTCCAGTGGCACCGTCGTCCGCAACGACTTCAACAGTGACGGCCGCAGCGACATCGTGTCCTGGTACGACTACGCCGACGGCCACGACGCCATGCACCGCTTCATCGCGGGCCCCGACGGTACGTTCCTGCCGCCGGTCACCAGCTGGAGCCGGGCGGCCGGGGGATTCACCGCCGACAGGATGAAGTTCCTCACCGGCGACTACAACGGCGACGGCACCGCGGACGTGGCGGCCTTCTACGGCTACGCCGACGGCTCCATGGCCCTGTTCACCTGGCTCGGCAAGGGTGACGGCAACTTCGCGGAGCCCCTCACCTCCTGGAAGGTCACGCCCGGCAACTGGACCGCGGCCAACGTGAATCCGCTGAGCGGCGACTTCAACGGCGACGGGCGCGACGACATCGCCGTCTGGTACGACTACACCGACGGCAGCGACAAGCTGTTCACCTTCACCGCCAGGCCCGACGGCGGCTTCGCCAATCCGGTGGCCTCCTTCTCCAAGCCGGCCGGCAACTGGTGGGCCGACAACATGAAGTTCGGCACCGGCGACTACAACGGCGACGGCCGCGACGACATCGGTGTCTTGTACACCTACAGCGACCGCTCCGCCCGGCTGTTCACCTTCACCGCCAGGCCCGACGGCGGCTTCGCCGATCCCGTCGCTGGCTGGGAGGCCCCGACCTGGGGTGACGGCGCCCGATCCACCGTCAGTTCCGGTGACTTCAACGGTGACGGGCGTGACGACATCGCCGTCTGGTACGACTACGCCGACGGCTCAGACGGCGTGTCGACCTGGCTCTCCGAGCCCGACGGCACCTTCAAGACCCGTACTGTCGCGGCGAGTATCCCGGCCGGGAACCTCTGGCGCGACCACATGAAGGTCGTGGCCGGCGACTACAACGGCGACGGCCGCGACGACCTCGCCTTCATGTACGGCTACGACGCCGGAACGGTCCGGATGTTCACCATGACCGCCAAGGCCGACGGCACGTTCAACGGTCATACGGGCAGCTGGGCCTCCAGCGAGTCCAACTACTGGAACTTCGCCCGAGTGCGTCTGATGGAGCGCTACAAGCAGCAGTAG
- a CDS encoding carbohydrate-binding protein: MSASGTWRVTASDLGWTFSGSVGSAATDITSRSGSDALGAYTETTFAFQAGGRKGGLRVYNGASSVVFTDTYVKGADNAEPFPTITGYPELAHQLSHRACFGKFQFNTFSGAADSPWVFFDDKGNTFVLSAANHFAEARTALTPDGSIAAGVLNSVATLPAGYTRQTILSAKAGVGAAYHAWGTALTALAGKTLPANDAGPILNTLGYWTDNGADYYYKYDQSKGYAGTLLAVRDEWNSKKIPLGYMQLDSWWYPKGPASAWNNLPGGTYLYEADKELFPDGLAAFQRQLGKPLVTHARWMDKASPYHGEYTFSNDIITDPKYWQSVMAYLRDSGVVVYEQDWLCNNAKPAENLTDADAFFDNMARFAATGGMDLQYCMALPRDYLQSTRYSNLTTIRVSNDRFERSKWDEFLYDSQFAGALGVWPWVDVFLSAETNNLLLANLSAGPVGVGDALGKVHAGNLLQVVRPDGVIVKPDVPIVPTDATYVGEAAGDLPPMVATTHVAHAGLRYGYVFAYARQSPAPEQTYQAEGATLSGAIVAHDNAGYTGSGYADYQNADDDYVEWTVQVPAAGTYTLEFRYANGGATDRPLAVTVNGGDSHTVAFASTGSWTAWNRDGLPVTLAEGANTVRATATGSSGGNIDWLGVSRGTVPIGPSQTASFGLAELGLTEPAYAYDYFAGTGALVARGGSVSTTVTTGTYWVVAPVGASGIAFLGDAGKFVPHGAKRIEHLRDNGRVHATVAFATGEGPVTLHGYAPRKPTVTATTGSVGAVGYDKSTKLFTVTVTATTAEAANRAVITITP, encoded by the coding sequence GTGAGTGCGTCGGGCACCTGGCGGGTGACCGCGAGCGACCTGGGCTGGACCTTCAGCGGCTCGGTGGGCTCGGCGGCGACCGACATCACCAGCAGATCGGGATCGGACGCGCTGGGCGCCTACACCGAAACCACGTTCGCCTTCCAGGCGGGCGGGCGGAAGGGCGGCCTTCGCGTCTACAACGGCGCGTCGTCCGTCGTCTTCACCGACACCTACGTCAAGGGCGCGGACAACGCCGAGCCGTTCCCGACCATCACCGGCTACCCGGAACTCGCGCACCAGCTGAGCCACCGCGCTTGTTTCGGGAAATTCCAGTTCAACACCTTCTCGGGCGCGGCGGACAGCCCGTGGGTGTTCTTCGACGACAAGGGCAACACCTTCGTGCTCTCGGCGGCGAACCACTTCGCGGAGGCGCGGACCGCGCTGACCCCGGACGGATCGATCGCGGCCGGCGTGCTCAACTCGGTCGCCACCCTGCCGGCCGGTTACACCCGGCAGACGATCCTTTCGGCCAAGGCCGGCGTCGGCGCCGCCTACCACGCGTGGGGCACCGCGCTGACCGCCCTGGCGGGCAAGACCCTGCCGGCCAACGACGCGGGGCCGATCCTCAACACGCTGGGCTACTGGACCGACAACGGCGCGGACTACTACTACAAGTACGACCAGTCGAAGGGCTACGCGGGCACGCTGCTGGCCGTGCGCGACGAGTGGAACTCCAAGAAGATCCCGCTCGGCTACATGCAGCTCGACAGCTGGTGGTATCCCAAGGGCCCGGCGAGCGCCTGGAACAACTTGCCGGGCGGCACCTATCTGTACGAGGCGGACAAGGAACTGTTCCCGGACGGACTGGCCGCGTTCCAGCGGCAGTTGGGGAAGCCACTGGTCACCCACGCCCGGTGGATGGACAAGGCGAGCCCGTACCACGGTGAGTACACGTTCTCGAACGACATCATCACCGACCCGAAGTACTGGCAGAGCGTCATGGCCTACCTGCGTGACAGTGGAGTCGTCGTCTACGAGCAGGACTGGCTCTGCAACAACGCGAAGCCCGCCGAGAACCTCACCGACGCCGACGCGTTCTTCGACAACATGGCCCGCTTCGCAGCGACCGGCGGCATGGATCTCCAGTACTGCATGGCGCTGCCGCGCGACTACCTCCAGAGCACGCGCTACTCGAACCTGACGACCATACGGGTCAGCAACGACCGCTTCGAGCGGTCGAAATGGGACGAGTTCCTCTACGACTCGCAGTTCGCGGGCGCGCTCGGGGTGTGGCCGTGGGTCGACGTGTTCCTGAGCGCCGAGACGAACAACCTGCTGCTGGCGAACCTCTCGGCCGGGCCGGTCGGCGTCGGCGACGCGCTGGGGAAGGTGCACGCCGGCAACCTGCTCCAGGTGGTACGTCCCGACGGGGTCATCGTCAAGCCGGACGTGCCGATCGTCCCCACCGACGCGACCTACGTCGGCGAAGCGGCGGGCGACCTGCCGCCCATGGTGGCCACCACGCACGTCGCACACGCGGGGCTGCGCTACGGTTACGTATTCGCCTACGCCCGGCAGTCCCCCGCGCCGGAGCAGACCTACCAGGCGGAGGGCGCGACCCTCTCCGGGGCGATCGTCGCCCACGACAACGCCGGGTACACGGGCAGCGGCTACGCCGACTACCAGAACGCCGATGACGACTACGTGGAGTGGACGGTACAGGTGCCAGCGGCCGGCACCTACACGCTGGAGTTCCGCTACGCGAACGGCGGCGCGACCGACCGACCGCTCGCGGTCACCGTGAACGGCGGCGATTCCCACACCGTGGCGTTCGCTTCGACCGGCTCGTGGACGGCGTGGAACCGTGACGGGCTGCCCGTCACCCTGGCCGAGGGCGCGAACACCGTACGCGCGACCGCCACCGGGTCGAGCGGGGGCAACATCGACTGGCTCGGCGTCAGCCGGGGCACCGTGCCGATCGGCCCCTCCCAGACCGCCTCGTTCGGCCTGGCCGAACTCGGCCTGACCGAACCGGCCTACGCCTACGACTACTTCGCCGGTACCGGCGCCCTGGTCGCCCGGGGCGGCAGCGTGAGCACCACCGTCACCACCGGCACGTACTGGGTCGTCGCCCCGGTGGGCGCCTCCGGCATCGCCTTCCTCGGCGACGCCGGAAAGTTCGTCCCGCACGGCGCCAAGCGCATCGAGCACCTGCGCGACAACGGGAGGGTGCACGCCACGGTCGCCTTCGCCACGGGCGAGGGTCCGGTGACCCTGCACGGGTACGCGCCCCGAAAGCCGACCGTCACCGCCACCACCGGCAGCGTCGGCGCCGTCGGCTACGACAAGTCGACCAAGCTCTTCACGGTCACGGTCACGGCCACCACGGCGGAGGCGGCCAACCGGGCTGTCATCACCATCACGCCCTGA